One segment of Anatilimnocola aggregata DNA contains the following:
- a CDS encoding DUF6174 domain-containing protein — translation MNDSTPPAHETKTSPVQTRPSDGVRRIGFGRTFVLWLIAGLLLGAIGTLFALRWQYADPTPEVTPADYHAAKEKWKANAVENYDLEVQISGTQGATYRVQVREGQAIAAWRNDLPLRQQRTFSTWSVPGMFGTMSRDIEVLEKHATGKADALTPRLTLRAEFDAKYGYPARYRRIEWGSPVQMVWQVTKFEAK, via the coding sequence ATGAATGATAGCACGCCTCCCGCTCATGAAACCAAGACTTCACCGGTGCAAACGCGGCCCAGTGATGGTGTGCGGAGGATCGGCTTTGGCCGCACCTTCGTCCTCTGGCTGATCGCGGGTTTATTGCTGGGCGCGATTGGCACCCTCTTCGCGCTCCGCTGGCAGTATGCCGATCCAACTCCCGAGGTCACGCCAGCCGACTATCACGCGGCCAAGGAAAAGTGGAAGGCGAATGCCGTCGAGAATTACGACCTCGAAGTGCAGATCTCCGGTACGCAAGGAGCCACGTATCGTGTGCAAGTGCGCGAGGGGCAAGCGATCGCTGCCTGGCGCAACGACTTGCCGCTGAGGCAGCAGCGAACCTTCAGTACCTGGAGCGTGCCGGGCATGTTCGGCACCATGAGTCGCGATATCGAAGTGCTCGAAAAACATGCGACCGGTAAGGCCGATGCCCTGACGCCGCGACTGACCCTGCGGGCCGAGTTTGACGCAAAGTACGGTTATCCCGCCCGCTATCGCCGCATCGAATGGGGCTCGCCTGTGCAAATGGTTTGGCAGGTCACGAAGTTCGAAGCGAAGTAG
- a CDS encoding sugar phosphate isomerase/epimerase family protein produces the protein MTKFSRPAPLDRRSFLTAGSVFAAGFMLPIASAAPPPQQRIPLLGFSLYGMKTLPLNKALTQCASIGYQCVELPVLAGWPADTATFTAATKKDFRANAEKNKLRLSAIMDNLPLLGDEAKHRANLGRLKAAALLAHELAPSDPPLVETVLGGKPAQWDEVKQQFVDRLGEWAQVMADAKVKLAVKAHISNAMQRPEQLAWVIDQVKNPWLTAAYDYSHFELQKLTMAETIQPLASKMTFVHVKDAEGEPGKFKFLLPGEGKTDYKELFSQLSQAGYTGDIVVEVSGQVFSQAGYDPIAAAKKCFAALPPIGTKQASR, from the coding sequence ATGACTAAATTCTCTCGCCCAGCGCCACTTGATCGCCGTTCTTTCCTGACAGCCGGCAGCGTTTTCGCCGCGGGTTTTATGCTGCCGATTGCATCTGCAGCACCTCCCCCGCAGCAGCGAATCCCGCTACTTGGCTTCAGCTTGTACGGCATGAAGACATTGCCACTGAATAAGGCCCTCACGCAGTGCGCGAGCATTGGTTATCAGTGCGTGGAATTGCCCGTGCTCGCGGGCTGGCCGGCAGACACTGCGACGTTCACAGCGGCAACAAAAAAAGATTTTCGCGCGAACGCAGAAAAAAACAAACTTCGCCTCTCTGCAATCATGGATAACCTGCCGCTGCTCGGCGACGAGGCGAAGCATCGCGCGAATCTCGGGCGGTTGAAAGCGGCCGCATTGCTCGCACATGAACTCGCGCCAAGCGATCCACCGCTCGTCGAAACGGTGCTTGGTGGCAAGCCAGCGCAGTGGGACGAGGTGAAGCAGCAGTTCGTCGATCGTCTGGGCGAATGGGCCCAGGTGATGGCAGACGCAAAAGTGAAGCTGGCGGTGAAGGCGCACATCTCAAACGCCATGCAACGTCCCGAGCAATTGGCCTGGGTGATCGATCAGGTAAAAAACCCCTGGCTGACAGCAGCTTACGACTACAGCCACTTCGAACTGCAAAAACTGACCATGGCAGAAACGATTCAACCCTTGGCCAGCAAGATGACATTCGTCCATGTGAAGGACGCTGAGGGTGAGCCTGGCAAGTTCAAGTTCCTCCTCCCTGGCGAAGGAAAGACGGACTACAAGGAGCTATTCTCCCAGCTTTCTCAGGCTGGATACACAGGGGACATCGTGGTGGAAGTGAGCGGGCAGGTCTTTTCACAGGCCGGTTACGATCCTATTGCCGCCGCCAAGAAGTGCTTCGCCGCGCTGCCACCTATCGGAACCAAGCAGGCATCGCGATGA